The following coding sequences are from one Scylla paramamosain isolate STU-SP2022 chromosome 21, ASM3559412v1, whole genome shotgun sequence window:
- the LOC135111063 gene encoding serine/threonine/tyrosine-interacting protein B-like isoform X3 — MVLEWVSASEFCQHWNVPQHKANNAVLALHARPFLSGRKRSGRQRIAVNMEVDWQYPMRREMQEILPGLYLGPYSAATKSRFNTLLDHGITHIICIRQSIESHMVRANFPDKIKYLILDMADNLTQNLISHVAECRTFIDECLASGGKCLVHGNLGISRSAALVVAYVMEKRTLSYREALEFVQNRRYCINPNDGFKQQLMEYEAIYKAQQTLLNGQCSQEKGKLKRKHDQTSDDFDQDSSEPMEAVS, encoded by the exons ATGGTACTTGAATGGGTATCAGCGAGCGAGTTCTGCCAACATTGGAACGTACCACAACACAAGGCGAACAATGCTGTCCTCGCGCTACATGCTCGCCCTTTCTTATCAGGACGGAAG AGAAGTGGGAGGCAGCGCATCGCTGTGAATATGGAAGTAGACTGGCAATATCCTATGAGGCGGGAGATGCAAGAAATCCTACCTGGTCTATATCTTGGTCCTTACAGTGCTGCTACAAAATCCAGA TTCAATACGCTACTAGATCACGGAATCACACACATCATTTGCATCAGGCAAAGTATAGAGTCGCACATGGTTAGAGCAAATTTTCCtgataaaataaa GTACCTAATTCTTGACATGGCAGATAACTTGACGCAGAATCTCATATCCCATGTAGCAGAATGCAGAACTTTCATTGATGAATGCTTAGCATCAGGAGGCAAATGTCTCGTCCATGGGAATCTTGGAATATCCCGTAGTGCAGCATTGGTTGTTGCTTATGTAATGGAGAAGAGAACACTCTCATATAG ggAAGCATTAGAATTTGTCCAAAATAGAAGATACTGCATAAACCCCAATGATGGTTTTAAGCAGCAACTTATGGAATATGAAGCCATATACAAAGCCCAACAGACTCTGCTAAATGGACAGTGTTCCCAAGAGAAGGGGAagctgaaaagaaaacatgatcagACCTCTGATGACTTTGACCAGGACTCCTCAGAACCCATGGAGGCTGTAAGCTGA
- the LOC135111063 gene encoding serine/threonine/tyrosine-interacting protein-like isoform X4, whose translation MVLEWVSASEFCQHWNVPQHKANNAVLALHARPFLSGRKVVSDGIEEAALHVWRSGRQRIAVNMEVDWQYPMRREMQEILPGLYLGPYSAATKSRFNTLLDHGITHIICIRQSIESHMVRANFPDKIKEALEFVQNRRYCINPNDGFKQQLMEYEAIYKAQQTLLNGQCSQEKGKLKRKHDQTSDDFDQDSSEPMEAVS comes from the exons ATGGTACTTGAATGGGTATCAGCGAGCGAGTTCTGCCAACATTGGAACGTACCACAACACAAGGCGAACAATGCTGTCCTCGCGCTACATGCTCGCCCTTTCTTATCAGGACGGAAGGTAGTGAGTGATGGGATAGAGGAGGCAGCATTgcatgtttgg AGAAGTGGGAGGCAGCGCATCGCTGTGAATATGGAAGTAGACTGGCAATATCCTATGAGGCGGGAGATGCAAGAAATCCTACCTGGTCTATATCTTGGTCCTTACAGTGCTGCTACAAAATCCAGA TTCAATACGCTACTAGATCACGGAATCACACACATCATTTGCATCAGGCAAAGTATAGAGTCGCACATGGTTAGAGCAAATTTTCCtgataaaataaa ggAAGCATTAGAATTTGTCCAAAATAGAAGATACTGCATAAACCCCAATGATGGTTTTAAGCAGCAACTTATGGAATATGAAGCCATATACAAAGCCCAACAGACTCTGCTAAATGGACAGTGTTCCCAAGAGAAGGGGAagctgaaaagaaaacatgatcagACCTCTGATGACTTTGACCAGGACTCCTCAGAACCCATGGAGGCTGTAAGCTGA
- the LOC135111063 gene encoding serine/threonine/tyrosine-interacting protein B-like isoform X1, producing the protein MVLEWVSASEFCQHWNVPQHKANNAVLALHARPFLSGRKVVSDGIEEAALHVWRSGRQRIAVNMEVDWQYPMRREMQEILPGLYLGPYSAATKSRFNTLLDHGITHIICIRQSIESHMVRANFPDKIKYLILDMADNLTQNLISHVAECRTFIDECLASGGKCLVHGNLGISRSAALVVAYVMEKRTLSYREALEFVQNRRYCINPNDGFKQQLMEYEAIYKAQQTLLNGQCSQEKGKLKRKHDQTSDDFDQDSSEPMEAVS; encoded by the exons ATGGTACTTGAATGGGTATCAGCGAGCGAGTTCTGCCAACATTGGAACGTACCACAACACAAGGCGAACAATGCTGTCCTCGCGCTACATGCTCGCCCTTTCTTATCAGGACGGAAGGTAGTGAGTGATGGGATAGAGGAGGCAGCATTgcatgtttgg AGAAGTGGGAGGCAGCGCATCGCTGTGAATATGGAAGTAGACTGGCAATATCCTATGAGGCGGGAGATGCAAGAAATCCTACCTGGTCTATATCTTGGTCCTTACAGTGCTGCTACAAAATCCAGA TTCAATACGCTACTAGATCACGGAATCACACACATCATTTGCATCAGGCAAAGTATAGAGTCGCACATGGTTAGAGCAAATTTTCCtgataaaataaa GTACCTAATTCTTGACATGGCAGATAACTTGACGCAGAATCTCATATCCCATGTAGCAGAATGCAGAACTTTCATTGATGAATGCTTAGCATCAGGAGGCAAATGTCTCGTCCATGGGAATCTTGGAATATCCCGTAGTGCAGCATTGGTTGTTGCTTATGTAATGGAGAAGAGAACACTCTCATATAG ggAAGCATTAGAATTTGTCCAAAATAGAAGATACTGCATAAACCCCAATGATGGTTTTAAGCAGCAACTTATGGAATATGAAGCCATATACAAAGCCCAACAGACTCTGCTAAATGGACAGTGTTCCCAAGAGAAGGGGAagctgaaaagaaaacatgatcagACCTCTGATGACTTTGACCAGGACTCCTCAGAACCCATGGAGGCTGTAAGCTGA
- the LOC135111063 gene encoding serine/threonine/tyrosine-interacting protein B-like isoform X2: MVLEWVSASEFCQHWNVPQHKANNAVLALHARPFLSGRKVRSGRQRIAVNMEVDWQYPMRREMQEILPGLYLGPYSAATKSRFNTLLDHGITHIICIRQSIESHMVRANFPDKIKYLILDMADNLTQNLISHVAECRTFIDECLASGGKCLVHGNLGISRSAALVVAYVMEKRTLSYREALEFVQNRRYCINPNDGFKQQLMEYEAIYKAQQTLLNGQCSQEKGKLKRKHDQTSDDFDQDSSEPMEAVS; encoded by the exons ATGGTACTTGAATGGGTATCAGCGAGCGAGTTCTGCCAACATTGGAACGTACCACAACACAAGGCGAACAATGCTGTCCTCGCGCTACATGCTCGCCCTTTCTTATCAGGACGGAAGGTA AGAAGTGGGAGGCAGCGCATCGCTGTGAATATGGAAGTAGACTGGCAATATCCTATGAGGCGGGAGATGCAAGAAATCCTACCTGGTCTATATCTTGGTCCTTACAGTGCTGCTACAAAATCCAGA TTCAATACGCTACTAGATCACGGAATCACACACATCATTTGCATCAGGCAAAGTATAGAGTCGCACATGGTTAGAGCAAATTTTCCtgataaaataaa GTACCTAATTCTTGACATGGCAGATAACTTGACGCAGAATCTCATATCCCATGTAGCAGAATGCAGAACTTTCATTGATGAATGCTTAGCATCAGGAGGCAAATGTCTCGTCCATGGGAATCTTGGAATATCCCGTAGTGCAGCATTGGTTGTTGCTTATGTAATGGAGAAGAGAACACTCTCATATAG ggAAGCATTAGAATTTGTCCAAAATAGAAGATACTGCATAAACCCCAATGATGGTTTTAAGCAGCAACTTATGGAATATGAAGCCATATACAAAGCCCAACAGACTCTGCTAAATGGACAGTGTTCCCAAGAGAAGGGGAagctgaaaagaaaacatgatcagACCTCTGATGACTTTGACCAGGACTCCTCAGAACCCATGGAGGCTGTAAGCTGA
- the LOC135111065 gene encoding zinc finger HIT domain-containing protein 1-like, whose product MASRESGRQKDASSRRILDESARRRRARKALEALEQDNFHDDPHANLVMSKKAPKFEESLDGSRNKDRKRRTRSSEYFKQRFRKTFTILLEEEQALYPDGPNYLTVQAPSSKRPERRLCAVCGFPAPYTCIPCGSRYCSTKCLSTHEDTRCLKWTA is encoded by the exons ATGGCATCACGAGAGTCAG GTCGCCAAAAAGATGCTTCTTCAAGGCGTATCTTGGATGAGAGTGCCAGAAGGAGACGAGCCAGAAAAGCATTAGAGGCACTTGAACAAGACAACTTCCATGATGACCCACATGCAAACTTGGTTATGAGCAAGAAGGCACCTAAATTTGAAGAATCACTTGATGGTTCCAGAAATAAAGATCGAAAGAGAAGAACTAGAAGTTCAGAATACTTCAAGCAGAG atttcgtAAAACCTTCACCATACTGCTTGAAGAGGAGCAAGCACTATACCCTGATGGTCCTAATTACCTGACAGTTCAAGCCCCATCTTCAAAAAGGCCTGAACGTCGCTTGTGTGCagtttgtggcttccctgcaccTTACACATGCATTCCTTGTGGCTCACGATACTGCTCCACCAAGTGTCTCTCCACTCATGAAGATACACGGTGTCTGAAATGGACTGCCTAA
- the LOC135111062 gene encoding uncharacterized protein LOC135111062 gives MAKFSDVELAMIAIILDEEEEAEQKVKKRKWVHEAWQKRETEGEFATLFKELTDDETKFFQYFRMSKNCFWILFNKMKTQLKKQDTHWRKAIKPEERLAVCLRYLATGDSLRTISFSYRLGHSTVYKIVMDTCRIITENLMSEVLPKPSTEMWKSIASDFSTLWNFPNCLGALDGKHFTIQAPPNSGSLYFNYKKTFSVVLLALVDAHYNFITIDVGAYGKSSDGGIFANSGLGKTLQQGTLSVPGNATLPGTNSTKAPYVMVGDEAFPLKTYLMRPYPGQDLDNSKRVFNYRLSRARRVVENTFGILSQKFRICNRRIQAKPENVDHMILAICVLHNFIRKYDVETRPHVVNATVPKTAEARLENLPLQGGNATRDALAVRELYKDYFNSEAGSVPW, from the exons ATGGCAAAGTTTTCGGACGTGGAGTTGGCAATGATTGCCataattcttgatgaagaggaagaggcagaacaaaaagtgaagaaaagaaagtgggtACATGAAGCGTGGcagaaaagagaaactgaaggagagttTGCGACTCTGTTCAAGGAATTAACAGATGATGAAACCAAATTTTTTCAGTACTTTAGAATGTCCAAAAACTGCTTCTGGATATTGttcaataaaatgaaaactcaACTGAAGAAACAAGACACCCACTGGAGAAAGGCCATTAAACCAGAGGAACGATTAGCAGTTTGTTTAAG GTACCTAGCTACAGGGGATTCCTTAAGGACAATTTCGTTCAGCTACCGCTTGGGGCATAGCACAGTGTACAAAATTGTTATGGACACTTGCaggataataacagaaaatctCATGAGCGAAGTACTACCAAAACCTTCAACAGAGATGTGGAAATCCATTGCTAGTGACTTTTCAACACTTTGGAATTTTCCTAACTGCTTGGGAGCTTTGGACGGGAAACATTTTACCATTCAGGCTCCCCCAAATAGTGGTTCTTTGTACTTTAACTATAAGAAGACATTTTCAGTTGTTTTGTTGGCGCTTGTTGATGCACATTACAATTTCATCACAATTGATGTTGGTGCATATGGAAAGAGCAGTGATGGTGGAATTTTTGCAAATTCTGGTCTAGGCAAAACACTACAGCAAGGCACATTATCAGTACCAGGGAATGCTACATTGCCAGGCACAAATAGTACTAAGGCTCCGTATGTAATGGTTGGTGATGAAGCATTCCCTCTAAAAACTTATTTGATGCGACCATATCCTGGACAAGATTTGGATAATTCTAAGCGTGTCTTTAATTACAGACTGTCTCGTGCCAGAAGAGTTGTTGAAAATACGTTTGGCATTTTGTCTCAAAAATTTAGAATATGTAACAGAAGAATTCAAGCAAAACCAGAAAATGTTGATCACATGATACTTGCAATCTGTGTTCTGCATAATTTCATTAGAAAATATGATGTAGAAACACGCCCGCATGTGGTAAATGCAACAGTGCCTAAAACAGCAGAAGCAAGACTTGAAAATCTGCCTCTGCAGGGTGGAAATGCAACAAGAGATGCGTTAGCTGTAAGGGAGCTGTACAAAGATTACTTTAATTCAGAGGCTGGATCTGTGCCATGGTAG